The following are encoded in a window of Fluviibacter phosphoraccumulans genomic DNA:
- a CDS encoding propionate--CoA ligase has product MGKYQDFHKRSIENRDDFWAEQAQLVEWKEPFTQVCDYSRPPFVKWFVNGKTNLCYNAVDRHAAERPNDRALIFVSTETDEERIYTWAELQREVERMAAILQSQGVGEGDRVLIYMPMVPEAIFAMLATVRIGAIHSVVFGGFAAGSLATRIDDAKPKVMVTADAGMRNGKPVPYKHLVDEALSLAEFPPAKVVIIDRGLDKGFPRVAGRDVDYAELRAQHMDAQVPCVWVESSHPSYILYTSGTTGKPKGVQRDTGGYLVALAASMKHIYQGGKGETFFSTSDIGWVVGHSYIVYGPLIGGMATVVYEGTPLRPDPAIWWKLVEKYKVNVMFSAPTAARVLKKQDPAYMKKHDLSSLKHIYMAGEPLDEPTHEWFMSELNKPVIDNYWQTETGWPMISAVPGVEKTPIKYGSPSFPVYGYDLRIFREDGSECGPNEKGIAAVVPPMPPGCLSTVWGQDERFVSTYFSLFKEPLVYSSYDWAIKDENGYFTILGRTDDVINVAGHRLGTREIEEAVQNHKAIAEVAVVGVEDKLKGQVPIAFAVVKDAGVVATPDQVKALEKEVMGTVDGILGAIARPGRVYFVTALPKTRSGKMLRRSLQALAEGRDPGDLTTIDDPTTIENIKKMVAAG; this is encoded by the coding sequence ATGGGCAAGTATCAGGATTTTCATAAGCGTTCCATCGAAAACCGTGATGACTTCTGGGCCGAACAGGCACAGTTGGTCGAGTGGAAAGAACCGTTTACGCAAGTCTGCGACTATTCGCGTCCACCGTTTGTTAAATGGTTTGTGAACGGTAAAACGAACCTCTGCTACAACGCGGTAGATCGTCATGCGGCTGAGCGCCCGAATGATCGCGCGCTGATTTTTGTTTCGACAGAAACCGACGAAGAGCGTATTTACACTTGGGCTGAGCTGCAGCGCGAAGTGGAGCGCATGGCGGCAATCTTGCAAAGTCAGGGCGTTGGCGAAGGCGATCGCGTGCTGATTTATATGCCGATGGTTCCCGAAGCCATTTTTGCCATGCTTGCAACAGTCCGTATTGGCGCCATTCACTCTGTGGTATTCGGTGGGTTTGCTGCCGGTTCACTGGCTACCCGCATCGACGATGCCAAGCCCAAAGTCATGGTGACGGCCGATGCCGGCATGCGTAATGGCAAGCCAGTACCGTACAAGCACCTTGTTGATGAAGCACTGAGCCTGGCTGAATTCCCGCCGGCCAAGGTGGTCATCATTGATCGTGGCCTGGATAAGGGCTTCCCACGTGTTGCTGGTCGCGATGTCGATTACGCCGAGCTGCGTGCGCAGCACATGGATGCACAAGTGCCGTGTGTCTGGGTTGAGTCTTCACATCCGTCTTATATTCTTTACACCTCTGGTACGACGGGTAAACCGAAGGGTGTACAACGTGACACCGGTGGTTACCTGGTCGCGTTGGCGGCTTCGATGAAGCACATTTACCAGGGTGGCAAGGGTGAAACCTTCTTCTCGACCTCGGATATCGGCTGGGTAGTGGGTCACTCCTATATCGTATATGGTCCGCTGATTGGCGGCATGGCGACGGTCGTATACGAAGGTACGCCGCTGCGTCCGGACCCTGCCATCTGGTGGAAACTGGTTGAGAAGTACAAAGTCAACGTCATGTTCTCGGCGCCAACCGCTGCACGTGTGCTGAAGAAGCAGGATCCGGCTTACATGAAGAAGCACGATCTTTCGAGCCTCAAGCATATCTACATGGCGGGTGAGCCGCTGGATGAGCCGACGCACGAATGGTTTATGTCTGAATTGAACAAGCCGGTCATCGATAACTACTGGCAGACCGAAACGGGCTGGCCAATGATCTCGGCCGTACCGGGCGTTGAAAAGACCCCGATCAAATACGGTTCGCCATCGTTCCCGGTTTACGGTTACGACCTGCGGATCTTCCGTGAAGACGGCAGTGAATGCGGTCCAAACGAAAAGGGTATTGCTGCCGTGGTGCCGCCGATGCCGCCAGGTTGTCTGTCGACAGTCTGGGGTCAGGATGAGCGTTTCGTCAGCACTTACTTCAGCCTGTTCAAAGAACCACTGGTCTATTCGTCGTACGACTGGGCCATCAAAGACGAAAACGGTTACTTCACCATTCTTGGCCGTACCGACGACGTGATCAACGTTGCTGGTCACCGCCTGGGCACCCGCGAAATTGAAGAAGCTGTCCAGAACCACAAGGCCATTGCTGAAGTGGCTGTGGTCGGTGTCGAAGACAAGCTGAAGGGTCAGGTGCCGATTGCCTTTGCCGTCGTTAAGGACGCCGGTGTGGTCGCGACGCCCGATCAAGTCAAGGCACTGGAAAAAGAAGTCATGGGCACGGTTGATGGCATCCTGGGTGCGATTGCACGTCCAGGCCGTGTTTACTTCGTGACCGCGCTGCCTAAGACCCGTTCGGGCAAGATGTTGCGTCGTTCACTGCAGGCACTGGCTGAAGGGCGTGACCCAGGTGATCTGACCACCATCGATGATCCGACGACCATCGAAAACATCAAGAAGATGGTTGCTGCGGGTTAA
- a CDS encoding DUF2863 family protein: protein MKRPPYGSRPRLSREMAQLSWLATGLAQAGSRLERTHWHTRLQSLVAQLLTDGDDEALNSVLNRLSESEPVAHDALMDTIESVVESTVVTIKDDTRDVLLIACPLLAWSRYAIPTPVLSAKDQTALADALKATVLTRHAEVALLGMLVGPDQIPREFTQLAQLTRNLAESFVTSNATPLHAQATEETSRFLSDTRYLIAAVSVPRGEAIFRWQEPRAASTSLQLNERGEIAQVWSAQTLKILEPLLAGCRVTVLLPEAFHAACAAADRASRPHSIEACVRFLTEAIDLPPEKQRAVIGPFYAQRLEEYRIGLGPHNDDALYHGVVWPLLGIEDEQGDMPAEIEQVLRSLGVTDIVSHDHRFPMEYCDDCGSPMYANADGELAHLEMPESVAAQPSILH from the coding sequence ATGAAACGACCCCCTTATGGCTCACGCCCTCGACTGTCCCGAGAAATGGCTCAGCTCAGCTGGCTGGCAACCGGACTTGCCCAGGCAGGCAGCCGCCTTGAACGGACTCATTGGCATACGCGTTTACAGAGCCTCGTCGCACAATTGCTGACCGATGGGGATGATGAGGCGTTGAATTCGGTCCTGAATCGGCTGAGCGAAAGCGAGCCTGTTGCGCACGATGCCCTCATGGATACGATTGAATCGGTTGTCGAATCGACGGTCGTCACCATCAAAGATGACACGCGCGATGTATTGCTCATTGCCTGCCCGCTGCTGGCCTGGTCGCGCTATGCCATTCCAACGCCCGTGCTATCCGCCAAAGATCAAACCGCACTGGCCGATGCGCTCAAAGCAACGGTCCTGACCCGCCATGCAGAGGTTGCCCTCTTGGGCATGCTGGTCGGCCCGGATCAGATCCCGCGAGAATTCACCCAGTTGGCGCAACTCACGCGCAATCTGGCCGAATCCTTCGTGACCAGCAATGCAACGCCACTTCACGCACAGGCCACCGAAGAAACCAGCCGCTTTCTGTCCGATACCCGTTATCTGATTGCAGCCGTCTCCGTGCCTCGAGGCGAAGCTATTTTCCGCTGGCAAGAACCACGTGCCGCCAGCACATCATTGCAGCTGAATGAACGTGGCGAAATCGCCCAGGTCTGGTCCGCCCAAACGCTGAAGATTCTCGAACCGCTGCTCGCAGGCTGCCGCGTCACCGTTCTATTACCTGAGGCATTTCATGCGGCTTGCGCTGCGGCCGACCGTGCCTCTCGTCCGCATTCCATAGAAGCCTGCGTCCGCTTCCTTACGGAAGCCATTGATCTGCCGCCCGAAAAACAACGGGCCGTCATTGGACCCTTCTACGCACAACGCCTGGAAGAGTACCGGATCGGCCTGGGGCCTCATAATGATGATGCGCTCTATCACGGCGTTGTCTGGCCCTTGCTTGGCATTGAAGACGAGCAGGGTGATATGCCCGCAGAGATAGAACAGGTGCTCCGTTCCCTCGGTGTCACCGATATCGTGTCGCACGACCATCGTTTCCCGATGGAATACTGCGACGATTGCGGCTCACCCATGTATGCCAACGCCGATGGCGAACTGGCGCACCTGGAAATGCCTGAATCTGTGGCGGCGCAGCCGAGTATCCTGCACTGA
- the murI gene encoding glutamate racemase, with protein MTTQSQPTIGVFDSGLGGLSVLGALAAECPSAHLVYAADTAHVPYGNKTPAQIRARVLAMGQALINEGCTTLVVACNTATAEAIEALRAAHPNMPIVGVEPGIKPAALNTQSGQIAVLATAATAKSQRLAQLIARHAPHKTVHIIPCHGWATEVEALHLSSPAIIKEIELLLLPLIDQGVDQVVLGCTHYDFLAPTLNMLIEGKAQLVGVAGAVARRACQVSGAATLTTTQGNIRLVATANPERLTAALPALGLNALSARLSKSAQLMVAD; from the coding sequence GTGACCACACAATCGCAGCCCACGATCGGTGTCTTTGACTCCGGTCTGGGCGGCCTGTCTGTGCTGGGGGCCCTCGCCGCTGAATGTCCGTCGGCTCATCTGGTTTACGCCGCCGACACAGCCCACGTTCCCTACGGCAACAAAACGCCGGCACAAATCCGCGCCCGAGTACTGGCCATGGGCCAGGCGCTCATCAATGAAGGCTGTACCACACTCGTTGTGGCTTGCAACACGGCGACCGCCGAAGCCATCGAAGCACTGCGCGCCGCGCATCCGAACATGCCGATTGTCGGTGTCGAACCCGGCATCAAACCTGCTGCATTAAATACACAGAGTGGTCAGATCGCCGTGCTCGCCACGGCCGCCACGGCAAAGAGCCAACGGCTGGCGCAACTTATCGCGCGCCACGCGCCACACAAAACGGTACATATCATCCCCTGCCATGGCTGGGCGACCGAGGTTGAGGCGCTTCACCTCAGCAGCCCAGCCATCATCAAAGAAATCGAATTACTTCTGTTACCGCTGATTGACCAGGGCGTTGATCAGGTTGTGCTCGGTTGCACCCACTACGATTTTCTAGCGCCCACGCTCAACATGCTGATTGAGGGCAAAGCGCAACTGGTTGGCGTCGCCGGAGCAGTCGCACGCCGGGCCTGCCAAGTTTCTGGTGCGGCAACATTGACCACCACCCAGGGCAACATCCGGCTTGTCGCAACCGCAAATCCAGAACGCCTCACCGCCGCCTTGCCTGCGCTTGGCCTCAATGCTTTAAGCGCGCGACTTTCGAAATCCGCCCAACTTATGGTGGCTGACTGA
- the yaaA gene encoding peroxide stress protein YaaA encodes MLFLLSPAKSLDFEPVSADIPQTQPRFLDKSAPLIDILCKQSPAQIAELMSLSDKLAVLNVTRYAEWSAKHEQPEAKQAILAFNGDVYEGLDAPSLNKKQLAYVQDHVRVLSGLYGVLRPLDLMRPYRLEMGTKLANPAGKDLYAWWRESNTATVLADLKAAGEPLINTASDEYFKSVDRKALEKAGVPVIDCVFEDFKDGKFKIISFYAKRARGLFVRAAAEANWQTPADLQKFDAEGYGFVPASSTENKLVFRRRVA; translated from the coding sequence ATGCTTTTTTTACTGTCACCTGCTAAATCCCTGGATTTCGAGCCTGTTTCTGCGGATATTCCGCAGACGCAACCGCGTTTTCTGGATAAATCGGCACCGCTCATTGATATTTTGTGCAAACAATCGCCGGCCCAGATTGCCGAATTGATGTCGCTGAGCGACAAATTGGCGGTATTGAATGTGACCCGTTATGCCGAGTGGTCAGCAAAACATGAGCAACCCGAGGCCAAACAGGCCATCCTGGCGTTTAATGGCGACGTTTATGAAGGCCTGGATGCCCCCTCGCTTAATAAGAAACAGCTGGCTTATGTGCAGGATCACGTCCGCGTATTGTCCGGCCTCTACGGGGTGTTGCGCCCCTTAGATCTGATGCGGCCTTATCGCCTGGAAATGGGCACTAAGCTGGCAAACCCGGCGGGCAAGGATCTTTATGCCTGGTGGCGTGAGAGCAATACCGCAACCGTGCTGGCTGATCTCAAGGCAGCGGGCGAACCATTGATTAACACGGCCTCGGATGAGTATTTCAAATCCGTTGATCGTAAGGCTTTGGAGAAAGCTGGTGTGCCGGTGATTGATTGCGTCTTTGAAGATTTTAAAGATGGCAAGTTCAAAATCATCAGCTTTTACGCCAAGCGTGCCCGCGGCTTATTTGTTCGGGCAGCGGCCGAAGCTAATTGGCAAACCCCGGCGGATCTGCAGAAGTTTGATGCCGAAGGCTATGGCTTTGTCCCGGCGTCCTCGACAGAAAACAAACTAGTTTTCCGTCGGCGTGTTGCCTGA
- a CDS encoding YkgJ family cysteine cluster protein: MAEPVGISALSVCERCGACCAAYRVDFHPSELARSAEASGVPAAMAIALTPKLMRMKGTDEAAPRCIALTGEVGQQVGCSIYADRPSPCHEFNPWAALGIVDDACDRARQRHGLPPLSKN, translated from the coding sequence ATGGCTGAACCAGTGGGCATTTCAGCGCTTTCGGTCTGTGAACGCTGCGGCGCATGCTGTGCCGCCTATCGCGTGGATTTTCATCCCTCTGAACTGGCTCGCAGTGCAGAGGCGAGTGGGGTTCCCGCAGCAATGGCCATTGCGCTGACCCCGAAACTGATGCGCATGAAGGGTACCGACGAAGCGGCGCCCCGTTGCATTGCACTGACGGGCGAGGTTGGTCAGCAGGTGGGTTGCAGTATTTATGCCGACCGCCCATCGCCTTGCCATGAGTTCAACCCGTGGGCCGCGTTGGGTATTGTTGATGATGCCTGTGACCGGGCGCGTCAGCGCCACGGCCTGCCACCCTTGTCTAAAAACTAG
- the bioF gene encoding 8-amino-7-oxononanoate synthase: MKPKDLSAALAKLEAEFLKRERKTPENPCGPEMLLNGRKLIAFASNDYLGLANDDSLKQGAMTAIEQWGVGAGASQLVSGRLGIFATLEQACADFAQREAAVYFPSGFLANLGVLTTLADRHDVIFADRINHASLIDGALLSRAQHVRYQHTDMDDLARKLAHTPVAEGSARLIVTDSVFSMDGDEAPLPALLDLAIQYDAWLIVDDAHGLGVLGPQGRGSIADARLPAHPNLIMIGTLGKAAGVSGAFVAGNRDLVEWLIQRARTYIYTTGASPMLAGALLASLQRIIQGDDLRSQLNDNIAAFRSGIAALNLPYALLPSRTGIQALVIGDNEATLKIAARLLEQGYWVPAIRPPTVAAGSARLRISLSAAHTPAHIQGLVQAIGCACQ, encoded by the coding sequence ATGAAACCGAAGGATCTCTCCGCGGCACTAGCCAAACTCGAAGCCGAGTTTCTGAAACGGGAACGCAAGACCCCGGAGAATCCCTGCGGGCCAGAAATGTTGCTCAATGGCCGCAAACTGATTGCGTTTGCCAGCAACGATTATCTCGGCCTGGCTAATGATGATTCCCTCAAGCAGGGGGCCATGACAGCCATCGAACAATGGGGGGTGGGCGCTGGCGCATCACAACTGGTGAGCGGCCGTCTCGGCATTTTTGCCACACTAGAGCAAGCCTGCGCCGACTTTGCCCAACGCGAAGCCGCCGTTTATTTTCCATCCGGGTTCCTTGCCAACTTAGGCGTACTGACTACGCTGGCCGACCGGCATGATGTGATTTTTGCCGACCGTATCAACCATGCCTCGCTGATCGATGGCGCCTTGCTGTCCCGTGCGCAGCATGTGCGCTATCAGCACACCGACATGGATGACTTGGCCCGCAAGCTGGCTCATACGCCGGTTGCAGAAGGCAGTGCGCGCCTGATTGTTACCGATAGCGTGTTCAGCATGGATGGCGACGAAGCGCCCTTGCCGGCTTTGCTAGATCTCGCCATTCAGTACGATGCCTGGCTGATTGTTGATGATGCCCATGGCCTGGGCGTACTCGGCCCTCAAGGGCGCGGCAGTATTGCTGATGCCAGACTGCCTGCCCATCCGAATCTGATCATGATCGGCACCTTGGGCAAAGCCGCGGGCGTTTCCGGTGCCTTTGTCGCCGGTAACCGGGATCTGGTGGAATGGCTCATTCAGCGCGCACGCACCTATATCTACACCACCGGTGCCAGCCCGATGCTTGCCGGTGCCTTGCTTGCCTCGTTGCAACGAATCATCCAGGGCGATGATCTTCGCAGCCAGCTTAACGACAACATTGCAGCGTTCAGATCGGGCATTGCTGCATTGAATTTGCCTTATGCCCTGCTGCCTTCACGCACTGGCATTCAAGCGCTGGTCATTGGTGACAATGAAGCCACGCTCAAAATAGCGGCCAGACTCCTTGAGCAAGGCTACTGGGTACCTGCCATTCGGCCGCCAACCGTTGCCGCGGGTTCGGCGCGCTTACGCATCTCACTCTCTGCAGCCCATACGCCCGCCCACATACAAGGTCTGGTTCAGGCCATTGGGTGCGCCTGCCAATGA
- a CDS encoding putative toxin-antitoxin system toxin component, PIN family produces MIPPPRLVLDTNVVMDLFHFKAPPLAALAKAINDGAVICLANNSTLAELERVTGYPQFRLDAAGRADLLQRYQAHLTVLPSPSADSPALPALPKCRDPDDQMFLELAQYGEANLLISRDNLVLKLARARQRPCPFAILTPDAAIIHLFAVAFTADSGNTPTEN; encoded by the coding sequence ATGATACCCCCGCCGCGACTGGTACTCGATACCAATGTCGTAATGGATCTGTTTCATTTCAAAGCGCCGCCGCTGGCCGCGCTGGCTAAAGCCATTAACGATGGCGCTGTCATCTGCCTGGCCAACAACAGCACCTTGGCTGAGCTGGAACGCGTTACCGGCTATCCGCAATTCAGGCTGGATGCCGCCGGTCGAGCTGATCTGCTGCAACGTTACCAAGCGCATCTGACGGTGCTGCCCAGCCCCAGCGCAGACAGCCCTGCTTTGCCTGCCCTGCCCAAATGCCGCGACCCTGACGATCAGATGTTTCTGGAATTGGCGCAATACGGCGAGGCCAATCTGCTGATCAGCCGAGACAACCTGGTGCTCAAGCTGGCCCGGGCCCGACAACGCCCCTGCCCCTTTGCCATCCTGACGCCCGATGCGGCAATAATTCATTTGTTTGCCGTGGCATTCACTGCGGATTCAGGCAACACGCCGACGGAAAACTAG
- the tal gene encoding transaldolase, with product MTQQTSQGTESQSRIAAVAQLGQQIWLDTLSRQLIESGTLARWIHEDAVAGLTSNPAIFHQALTKDAAYQPAIAAARSTESNPEIRFETVVLPDIQAACDLFLPLWTKTKGAQGYVSFEVSPALAHDAAGTTAAAVRLWQTINRPNAMIKIPATDAGCQAITDVIAQGINVNVTLIFSLEQLEAVQATHEAGLRRWVAHCQQLGTPERIGDVASVASFFVSRTDNTLDSRLPEGLQGKTAIALCKTAYQRWLDAQAGPQADLKAAGAKPQWLLWASTSVKNPAYRDTLYVEELIGPQTVNTVPDATLVAFRDHGIAQRSLDQATDAATEQLAAISALGIDLEQVGQDLQTAGLAQFETAYADLLKLV from the coding sequence ATGACTCAACAAACATCACAAGGTACCGAATCTCAAAGCCGCATTGCTGCGGTTGCACAACTAGGTCAGCAAATATGGCTCGATACGCTCTCACGCCAACTCATCGAAAGCGGCACCCTGGCGCGCTGGATCCATGAAGATGCGGTTGCCGGCTTAACCTCGAATCCCGCCATTTTTCACCAGGCGCTCACTAAGGATGCTGCCTACCAACCGGCCATTGCTGCGGCCCGCAGCACAGAAAGCAATCCGGAAATCCGTTTCGAAACCGTCGTCCTGCCCGACATTCAGGCCGCTTGCGATCTTTTTCTGCCGCTCTGGACCAAAACCAAGGGTGCGCAAGGCTACGTCAGTTTTGAGGTCTCACCCGCCCTAGCGCACGATGCAGCAGGTACGACCGCCGCCGCGGTACGTTTGTGGCAAACGATTAACCGGCCAAATGCCATGATCAAAATCCCGGCCACTGACGCCGGTTGCCAGGCCATCACCGACGTGATCGCCCAGGGCATTAATGTCAACGTCACTTTGATTTTCTCCCTGGAACAACTCGAAGCCGTGCAAGCCACACACGAAGCTGGCTTGCGTCGCTGGGTCGCTCATTGCCAACAGCTAGGCACACCAGAACGGATTGGCGATGTCGCATCGGTAGCCAGCTTTTTCGTCAGCCGAACGGACAACACCCTGGATTCGAGACTCCCGGAAGGCCTGCAAGGCAAAACCGCCATCGCACTTTGCAAAACCGCCTACCAACGCTGGCTTGATGCGCAAGCCGGTCCGCAGGCCGACCTCAAAGCCGCCGGCGCCAAACCACAATGGCTACTCTGGGCATCAACCTCGGTCAAGAACCCGGCTTACCGCGATACGCTATACGTGGAAGAACTCATCGGCCCACAAACCGTCAATACGGTGCCTGACGCCACCCTCGTTGCTTTCCGTGATCACGGCATTGCGCAACGAAGCCTGGATCAGGCGACTGATGCAGCGACTGAGCAACTGGCAGCGATTAGCGCGCTGGGCATTGATCTGGAACAGGTGGGGCAAGATCTACAGACGGCGGGGCTCGCCCAGTTTGAAACGGCCTACGCCGATCTACTCAAATTGGTCTGA
- a CDS encoding adenosylmethionine--8-amino-7-oxononanoate transaminase, translating into MTANTDWLQRSLTAVWHPCTQMKHHPALPLVPVARAEGVWLEDFEGKRYLDGISSWWVNLFGHGNPRINAAITDQLSKLEHVMLAGFTHQPAIELAERLSAKTGGALGHAFFASDGASATEIALKMSFHAWQNSGQTQKQEFVCLQGSYHGETVGALSVTDIALFRDAYAPLIRNEHVHLAPSPDARFAQPGESAEDVANRAADALEQLFVARAGKIAALIIEPLVQCATGMAMHHPRYLQRARALCDQYQVHLICDEIAVGFGRTGTFFAHEQAGIRPDVLCLSKGITGGYLPLSVVLCSDTIYQAFWDDDVRRGFLHSHSYTGNPLACRAALATLDIFDKEGTLENNRRLSNVITKALQPLASHPAVRHFRHTGMIWAMDIDTAQADFSRRYFAAAMERGILVRPIGNTVYLMPPYVLSESDAEWLAGQMLSALHATLA; encoded by the coding sequence ATGACCGCCAATACAGACTGGCTGCAACGAAGCCTGACTGCGGTCTGGCACCCTTGCACGCAGATGAAACACCATCCGGCGTTGCCGCTGGTGCCGGTTGCCCGTGCCGAAGGTGTCTGGCTCGAAGACTTTGAAGGCAAGCGCTATCTCGATGGCATTAGCTCCTGGTGGGTCAATCTTTTTGGTCACGGCAACCCGCGTATTAATGCCGCCATCACTGACCAGCTCAGCAAGCTAGAACACGTCATGCTGGCCGGCTTTACACACCAGCCCGCCATTGAACTTGCCGAACGTCTCTCTGCCAAAACCGGGGGCGCACTCGGCCACGCGTTCTTTGCCTCGGATGGCGCCAGCGCCACTGAAATCGCGCTCAAAATGTCCTTCCATGCGTGGCAGAACAGTGGTCAAACCCAGAAGCAGGAATTCGTCTGCTTACAGGGGAGTTATCACGGTGAAACCGTCGGCGCACTCTCAGTAACCGACATCGCACTTTTCCGTGACGCCTACGCACCACTCATTCGCAACGAACACGTGCACTTGGCCCCTTCACCGGATGCCCGCTTCGCTCAACCCGGCGAAAGCGCAGAAGATGTTGCCAACCGGGCTGCTGATGCATTGGAGCAACTCTTTGTTGCCCGTGCCGGAAAAATTGCCGCCCTCATCATCGAGCCGCTGGTTCAATGCGCTACGGGTATGGCCATGCATCACCCGCGCTACCTACAGCGGGCACGCGCTTTGTGCGATCAATATCAGGTCCATCTGATCTGCGATGAAATTGCCGTGGGCTTTGGTCGTACCGGCACCTTCTTTGCCCACGAACAGGCCGGCATTCGGCCTGACGTGCTCTGCCTGTCCAAAGGTATTACCGGTGGCTATCTGCCGCTATCCGTGGTGTTATGTAGCGACACCATTTACCAGGCATTCTGGGACGATGATGTACGTCGTGGCTTCCTGCACTCACATTCGTACACGGGTAACCCACTGGCTTGCCGAGCCGCATTAGCCACGCTAGATATTTTCGACAAGGAAGGTACGCTCGAAAATAATCGCCGCCTAAGCAATGTCATCACTAAAGCTTTGCAGCCCCTAGCTAGCCATCCCGCTGTCCGCCATTTCCGCCATACCGGCATGATCTGGGCCATGGATATTGATACCGCGCAGGCCGATTTTAGTCGGCGCTATTTTGCGGCCGCTATGGAACGCGGCATACTCGTGCGCCCCATCGGCAACACGGTGTATCTGATGCCCCCTTATGTGCTGAGCGAATCAGATGCCGAATGGCTTGCCGGGCAGATGCTGTCTGCGCTGCATGCAACACTGGCCTGA
- a CDS encoding fumarate hydratase yields MTAIKQEDFIQSIADAFQYISYYHPLDYIKALGEAYKREESPAAKDAIAQILTNSRMAAEGHRPICQDTGIAVVFLKVGQNLKWDATLSVQEMVNEGVRRAYLNPDNKLRASVLLDPAGARKNSKDNTPAVVHYEIVEGDELEVICAAKGGGSENKTKFYALNPSDSIVDWVLKTVPTMGAGWCPPGILGIGIGGTPEKAMLMAKESLMAPCDIGELQDKAASGATLTRVEELRLELYEKVNALGIGAQGLGGLTTVLDVKIMDYPTHAASLPVAMIPNCAATRHVHFHLDGSGPAHLPTPKLEDWPDITWAPDAKKAKRVNLDTLTKEEVASWQPGDILLLNGKMLTGRDAAHKRIQDMLARGEQLPVDFTNRVIYYVGPVDPVRDEVVGPAGPTTATRMDKFTRMMLEKTGLISMVGKAERGPVAIEAIRDNKAAYLMAVGGAAYLVSKAIKEAKVVGFADLGMEAIYEFTVEDMPVTVAVDATGTSVHETGPKEWQVKIGKIPVKS; encoded by the coding sequence ATGACCGCTATCAAGCAAGAAGACTTTATTCAGTCCATCGCAGACGCTTTCCAGTACATCAGCTACTACCACCCGCTCGATTACATTAAAGCGTTAGGCGAAGCTTATAAGCGTGAAGAAAGCCCGGCCGCCAAGGACGCCATTGCCCAGATTCTGACCAACTCGCGGATGGCCGCCGAAGGCCACCGCCCGATCTGCCAGGATACCGGCATTGCCGTTGTTTTCCTCAAAGTCGGTCAGAACCTCAAATGGGATGCCACCCTCAGCGTTCAGGAAATGGTCAACGAAGGCGTCCGCCGTGCCTACCTGAACCCAGACAACAAACTGCGCGCTTCGGTCCTGCTGGATCCGGCTGGTGCCCGTAAAAACTCTAAAGACAACACACCGGCGGTTGTCCATTACGAAATCGTCGAAGGCGACGAACTGGAAGTTATCTGTGCTGCCAAAGGCGGTGGTTCGGAAAACAAGACCAAGTTCTATGCCCTCAACCCTTCTGACTCCATCGTCGACTGGGTGCTGAAGACTGTACCGACCATGGGTGCGGGTTGGTGCCCGCCTGGCATTCTCGGCATCGGCATTGGTGGTACGCCAGAAAAAGCCATGCTGATGGCCAAAGAATCGCTGATGGCGCCCTGTGATATCGGCGAATTGCAGGACAAAGCAGCCAGCGGTGCCACATTGACCCGCGTTGAAGAACTGCGTCTGGAACTTTACGAGAAGGTCAACGCGCTGGGCATCGGCGCTCAAGGTCTGGGCGGCCTGACGACCGTACTTGACGTCAAGATCATGGACTACCCGACTCACGCAGCCTCGCTACCAGTCGCCATGATTCCCAACTGCGCGGCAACCCGTCACGTGCACTTCCACCTGGATGGCTCGGGCCCGGCCCATCTGCCGACCCCAAAACTGGAAGACTGGCCGGATATTACCTGGGCGCCGGACGCCAAGAAGGCCAAGCGCGTCAACCTCGACACACTGACCAAGGAAGAAGTCGCCTCGTGGCAACCGGGCGACATCCTGCTGCTCAACGGCAAAATGCTCACTGGCCGTGATGCCGCGCACAAGCGTATTCAGGACATGCTGGCCCGTGGCGAACAGCTGCCGGTCGACTTTACCAACCGCGTCATTTACTACGTCGGGCCAGTTGACCCGGTGCGTGATGAAGTCGTTGGCCCGGCCGGTCCGACCACGGCAACCCGCATGGATAAGTTCACCCGCATGATGCTAGAAAAGACCGGTCTGATCTCTATGGTAGGCAAAGCCGAGCGTGGCCCGGTCGCGATTGAAGCCATTCGTGACAATAAGGCCGCGTATCTCATGGCGGTTGGCGGTGCTGCCTATCTGGTGTCCAAAGCCATCAAAGAAGCCAAGGTGGTGGGCTTTGCTGACCTGGGCATGGAAGCCATTTACGAGTTCACAGTTGAAGACATGCCGGTAACGGTCGCTGTTGATGCCACAGGCACCTCGGTGCATGAGACTGGCCCGAAAGAATGGCAGGTCAAGATCGGCAAAATTCCGGTCAAGTCCTGA